The Lathyrus oleraceus cultivar Zhongwan6 chromosome 5, CAAS_Psat_ZW6_1.0, whole genome shotgun sequence genome includes the window acaaaaacaaaatcaaattGCAAGTTTTCTCTCATTATTCTTTTCATTACCTAAAACCAAGTTCAAAATCAACTCACTTATGACTTACTTTGCTAAAATGGAAATGTATACAAGATTTCAAACTATAATTAAATTGAAATGGATGACATGGTGTATTATAGGTGCATACATGAGTGAATCACAAAGTTTAAAATGAATAACAAATTACTTATGATAGATGCATACATGAGTGAATCACATAGTCCTTAAACATTAATCTTGATTTATGCATGAAAATAAAACCTCTATGACAAGATGAAATGGTCAAAAGAAGTCAGTTCAAATAATTAGATGCATATGAAAATATGCAAATGAATGGCTTTAAGGAATGAAATGCATATTACTGATTTTTAGATGGGCGAAATTTAGGGTGTGACAATGACCTCATAGAAGAAGTGATAATGATGGCTGAATCAAAACCAATTAATTTGGATCAGGCCATGAATGATTCAAATTGGTTGGCAAGCATGAAAGAAGAACTCAGGGCAATTGAGAAGAACGAAACTTGGGAGCTCGTCGAAAGATCAATCAAAAAGTCAATTGGTGTGAAATGGGTCTACAAGTTGAAACTTAGACCAAATGGTGATATTGTTAGGTACATAGTCAAACTGGTGGCGAGAGGATTTCTACACAAACCTGGTATCGACTTCAATGAAGTATATGCACTTGTTGCTAGATTGGAGACCATTAGATTTGTCGTGGCTACTGCAGCAAGCAGAGGATGGAAGATATATCAATTGGATGTAAAGTTGGCATTTCTAAATGGACCATTGGATGAAGAGGTTTATGTTAGCCAACCATTTGATTTTGAGATTAAAGGATAAGAGTTTAAATTGTACAAGTTAATGAAAGCATTGTATGGTTTGAAGCAAATTCATagagcttggaacaagagaatGGGTGGTTTGTTAATCAAGGCAGGGTTCACCAAATGCATCTCAAAGCATGAAGTATATGTCAACAATGCAAGTAGGGACAGTATAATCATTCTATGTTTGTATGTGGAAGATTTACAAATGCAATGAAACAATCACACCATTGAAGATAGGAGAAAATTGAGAAAGGATACAGATGATGAGTTTGTAAATGAAACTGTGTACAAGCAAATCATTGGATCCTTAAGATATATATGCAACACCAGGCTCGACATTTGCCAAAGTGTTGGATTGTTGAGTAGATTCATGGAGAAACCTCAAGAATGTCATCTAACTGCAGTCAAGAGAGTGTTAAGATATATAAAGGGCACAAGTGATCATGGTGTATTGCCAAGGCAAAAGAACACCAACACAAATGCAGAGATACATGGTTACACTGACTCAGACTTCAATGGAGATCAAGATGAGAAGAAGAGTACTGCGGATTACATTTTCATGATTGGAGGTGCTCCAATTTCTTGGAGCTCAAGAAAGCAAAACATTGTAGTATTATCCGCATGTGAGGCTGACTATATATTTTCACCTTATGCAGCATGCCAAACATTATGGATAAAAATGTTATTTGAAAAGTTCAAGATCATGGAACCTAAGAAAATGAAGTTGTTTGTAAATAACAAGTCATCTATCGACCTGCCAAATTACCCTATGTGACAAGGAAGAAGTAAAAACATAGAGAGGATGTATCATTTTCTTAAAGATCAAGTAAATAAATGAAAACTTGAACTGGAGCACTGCAAATCAAAATTGCAACTAGTTACATACTCACCAAGTCACTGAAGAAAATCAGATTCGATGAGTTGAAGAAAAACATTGGAATAAGAAGTTTAGAAAACATGATTTAGATTGGGTGTTACAAGTAGTAATTCATTGTTTTAAAAACTGATACGGTAGTCAACTAAATTGATGTAAATTGTATTCGACATAATCGAATGCAATATGAAATTATTGAAGTATGCTTAAGATGTTTCTAACACTGATGAAAAGGCTACTGCTATTTTGAAATAAATTCGTCAATCATACATTGGGGAAAAGCTAATGATATTTTAAAACAAATTCTTCGATCATTCCAATTGCCAGGTTTAGTAAGTTGCTGGGAACAAATCGAACTCAAACCATTTGGAATGTAAATTGATGGGTACAAATCGAACTCAAACGGTCAAACCATTATCAGCTAGTTGTGGACAAAGGTTTTTGGGCCTATTTTAGAATTTGCAACTTGTGTATTTTTTTTCATTACAAGATTGTGGTACACCATGGGTTCTCATTTACGACTCCATCTTAACTAATTTTTTTTACACATAATTTACATTTGAAGCAATCATATTCAAGTGCGTCAAACATTAACAAACCCTGCATTTAGTCATAAATGGTTACTAAATGGtcatctttttttcttttctttttaaaatTGAATTCACAAGTACAATTTAGTACTCAGACTCAATGAAGGACAGGTATGTACAATTCCTCACGCATAAATGACTCATCTCACCGTCCATTAAATATTATTAAATTCAATTTGACTATTCAAAATATTTATACAACATTTAATTATTCTACAAGTCCCTAAACTACTTGATTATTAAATGAACATAAATTCCATTAAAATATGCAAGTGACTTTTTAAAAATGGTTCCATTTCTAATTTTAAATACTGTCACACAGAAACTAGAAAAAATATGTATATATAGATCATTAACATAAACTTTCAATCTACCCTTAGTAGTTTAACTACAACTACACCTTCCTAATTTCCTTCCTAACCCACCCAATTCAATTATTACTTataaaaacaaaaacagaaaaataaaatataaataaataaaaaattgaCAGTAAAATAATTTCATGAAAATGGGGTATTATTGTCTTTTGTCACTTCACCGGTAGGTTCTGTAAGCCGGAGTGTACATACAACTCTCTGCAAACTTCTCCAAATCTTTCGGCTGAGGAAGTCGAGTCGCCAAACCTATTAACAAGAACACAACAAACAAAGTTATTATGATAAGTGATTATACCATGAGCGCTTATAATTAAGATGTTTATCCAAGAGCTCACCAAGCTCATAAGCCTTAGCAGCAACTTTGGCAGCAATGTGAGCTGAAATCTTTCTGATGTTTGTGAATGGTGGAAATATCAGAcccttctcaaagttttcttcTGTTACTTGTTCAGCCAATGCCTCAGCTGTTTACATGAATGAATTCTATTACTCCATTTTGCTTATAAAATGTAGGTATTGATTGATTCTATGTGCATTACAGTGAATATTTTAAGTAAAGCTTTTGTGAACTTACATGCAGCGAGAAGAAGATCGTCGTGCACGCGAATGGTCCCGGACATTATTAAACCTAGGCCGAACCCAGGGAATATGTACGCATTATTCGACTGAAGAACAAAAGTATCCAAATTAGTCTATCATATACATCAGTATACATCAGttattcaatgaatctaaaaTAAGGAACGGAGAATCTCGGGGTTAGACCTGGCCAGGCACAAACACTTTCCCCTTGTATTCAAATGGCGGAAATGGGCTCCCACTTGCAAATATCGCACTTCCCTGATTTTCGTGGACGAGGGAAGAAAGGAAAACAGAATGGTCAGCGTTGATCCAAGAATAAGCTTAAATTTCAATGCAAAATACAAGTCGTTCTTATTACCCTGCTCCACAAGTAAGCTTCTTCAGCAGTACATTCTGACTGTGATGTTGGGTTGGAAAGAGCCAGAATAATCGGTTTCTACAAGTATTATCAAACAAATTCAGACACGAAGTTGCGATGGAGTTACTTACTAGCTAGGTAGATGAATTGATTGACACGGAACCGTACCTCATTAAGAGAAGCCATCGCCTCAACCACCTCTTTGGTAAAAGTTTTTCCTTGTCCCGATGTTCCGATAAGCACTGTTGGCTTAATTTGCTGAAAAGATGACATTGAAAATGTCAGAAAATTCGAAACTTCTGTTGTTTATATTATATGAATGTGTCTAGGTGTAAAAAAACGGAAGATTTATCATCATACGTTAACAGCATCGAGAAGGCTTGTAACAGGTTCGTGTTCATGAGCCCACGGCTTCTTGAAATGTTGGAGTGATTCTTTTCGGGATTTAACAATCAATCCCTGAAAAAGTAAGAATAGAGGATTAATAAGGAGGACGATAATCAATTTTATAAACGCGGAACTGACTTAGGTTTTACTAACCTTCGAGTCCACCAACCAAATATTCTTGCGAATTTCCTCCAACGGACCATTTGTCTGCATAATAACGGCAGTTTCTCGATAAATCTAAATTATTCATGCAATACTCACATCACAATATTCTCACCGCCTTGGAAGTAGCTACCAACCTGTTTAGATATTTCAAGAGCAATGAGTTCTGCGATTCCGGTGCCAGCCTGCAACCACCAGACAAAAAGATTAAGCCAAAAAGTGTAAATGGATGTAGCAGTTCGAAAGAATGCTCGTCTGAGAAACAATGATGAAACCGACATACCTCTCCAGCACCGAGGAATAAGAATCTGTGGTCAGCTAAGTTTCCACCAACCAATTTCAAAGCTGCAACTAAGCCAGCAAGAACAACTGATGCAGTTCCCTGGAACAAAGTAGATACAACGTCAGAGACAATCATGATGCGAGTTTCGAGcattattataaaaaaaatacatgAATTCAATATCTAATATATAGGTGTTTATTACCTGAATATCATCGTTGAAAACCAGATGTGTTGATCTATATTTTTCAAGCAAATCAAAAGCattgtggttcgcaaagtcttCAAACTAATTATGTCAAACAACAGATACATAAAACAAGAAAGTTGGAATCAGTAAGGACTGCAACCATTTAAGCGAAGAAATAAATTGTGCTTTATCACATTGCTTGATACCTGAATTAGGACTTTTTCGCCGTAAGTTTGCTTGACTGCAGTCATAAACTCGTGTATGAGTTCAGAATATTCTTGCCCGGTTGCTCGTCTTCGCTTTAGCCCGATATATAATTCATCATTGAGCAGCTTCTCATTGTTTGTCCCAACATCAATCGTTATAGGCAGGCACTGTAGCAAAGTATAAGGTCATTGCAATTCTATGGTACGCATTATTTACGTGTTAACAAGGAACATCGTAGCTGAAATACTTACAGCTGAAGGACGAACTCCTCCAAGTGCCGTATATAAAGAAAGTTTTCCCACCGGTATTCCCATCCCCTGAGAAAACGGCATACATCGAGATTACAACATCAGATTTTGTGAGTCAATTTAATTATCATAAACTAATAATGTGAGCATACATAATGGAATTTACCTGACAACCTAGATCACCAAGACCTAAGATCCGTTCTCCATCGGTTACGACTATGACTTGAATGTTCTTCTCCGGCCAATTTCTCAGCACTTCAAGAATCCTCCCTCTATAGTTTAAACAATGAATTAAACATTCAATCAAAGGTGAATACTAACAAAAAAAATCTAGGAAGATAAACGAGCAATCGCGGTTAAACTTACTTCTCGTTCAAACTTATATAAAGACCCTGTGGACGCATAAAAATGTCTCCGTATTTCTGGCAAGCCTCACCAACAGTTGGAGTATACACAATCGGAAGTAATTCTTCAACGTGTTCAATCAGAAGCTTGTAAAACAGACGTTCGTTTCTTTCCTGCAATTCAAGACGAGTTTCAAAGTTATAAACAAAGTAATGAATGAACAAAAAACCAAAGTCCGCGAAACTTTTCACGAGGACACACCTGAAGATCCATCATTGCCGTGTATCGCTGCAACGGAACTTGATATTGGCGTATGTGCTGGATCATTTTCTTCACCTGAGTTTCTTGAGGAATAGTTGTTGGGGGAAGAAGACCGCGCAAGTAGTGAGCATCCCTCTCTTTTTCAGTGAATGCCAACCCTTTGTTGAAGTGCGGATCTCGCAACAACGTGTAACCACTAAGAAGCAAGAAACAACCAATAAGTAACAACATCAAGGATCATAGACATAAACATTCAGAACTCTTTTGTTCAAAGAAGCTACTCAAATTACAAATGATTCAATCTGTTGAAAAGTAAACTCGTTAAAGCGCTCGATACACAGATGCAAAAGTTGGATTTATATACCACAGAAAGGAACAAAAGCAAGTTTGATGATATAAATTAGGTGAACAAAACCGGGGTTTTGAAAAACGGTCAGCGACCGCAAAAACAGCCGCGACAAAACGGTTTTGGCAAATGCCGATACCGATACCGTCATCACCGTGTTCTATATTAAAGAACAAACTGTGGTTAATTCACACCGCGACAACCGCAATCAGTGTCACGAAACCTATACCGACCAAAATCGCGACAACCGCAATCAGTGTCACGAAACCTGTACCGACCAAAATCGCGAAAACCTGTACGCTAGCGCGACGCGACCGCTTTTTTAAAACCCTGAACAAAACCACACTCATGACATGACATCAAATCAACAACCTGTGAATCACAGACACCGGAAACTCGACACTGATACTGATACGTCGACGCCAGtaataattcaaaaaatgaaTAATTTTAACGTAATCCCAAGTGTTTATATCGGTTTCAGCCACCAACACTGATACAGGCACTTTTTTCAGAGGGTTTTTTCCAGAGGTGTCGGTATTACAGAGTTAACATATTCAAGATCTATGCTTCAATCATAAGAATTCAATCAATTTTCAAGTATTCCAATTGAGGGGATGCTGACATAGACAACACAACAGACAAGGATCTAACATGAATCTAACTAACAAAGAATCAAAACATAAGAAACCTAAGATATGATCAAAATCAAGAAAAACAACAAGTAGCAAAAACAAAAGATCAGAACTGTAACTCTCACCTAGCAACAGAAACA containing:
- the LOC127087427 gene encoding NADP-dependent malic enzyme, with product MISSTRCNFLGNSGLGGCGNVCGGQRRGSGPWRVSCMSPSNDRNGSVVMETPLKEIKNEPVVEDVDNNPISGGGPRDVYGEDKATEDHSVTPWSVSVASGYTLLRDPHFNKGLAFTEKERDAHYLRGLLPPTTIPQETQVKKMIQHIRQYQVPLQRYTAMMDLQERNERLFYKLLIEHVEELLPIVYTPTVGEACQKYGDIFMRPQGLYISLNEKGRILEVLRNWPEKNIQVIVVTDGERILGLGDLGCQGMGIPVGKLSLYTALGGVRPSACLPITIDVGTNNEKLLNDELYIGLKRRRATGQEYSELIHEFMTAVKQTYGEKVLIQFEDFANHNAFDLLEKYRSTHLVFNDDIQGTASVVLAGLVAALKLVGGNLADHRFLFLGAGEAGTGIAELIALEISKQTNGPLEEIRKNIWLVDSKGLIVKSRKESLQHFKKPWAHEHEPVTSLLDAVNQIKPTVLIGTSGQGKTFTKEVVEAMASLNEKPIILALSNPTSQSECTAEEAYLWSRGSAIFASGSPFPPFEYKGKVFVPGQSNNAYIFPGFGLGLIMSGTIRVHDDLLLAASEALAEQVTEENFEKGLIFPPFTNIRKISAHIAAKVAAKAYELGLATRLPQPKDLEKFAESCMYTPAYRTYR